One genomic window of Motacilla alba alba isolate MOTALB_02 chromosome 1, Motacilla_alba_V1.0_pri, whole genome shotgun sequence includes the following:
- the TSC22D1 gene encoding TSC22 domain family protein 1 isoform X6 yields MNAQCCRPVAMDLGVYQLRHFSISFLSSLLGTDTSSLRLDSSSSGASVVAIDNKIEQAMDLVKSHLMYAVREEVEVLKEQIKELIEKNSQLEQENTLLKTLASPEQLAQFQAQLQTGSPPSSSQSQGTTQQPAQPASQGSGPSA; encoded by the exons ATGAATGCCCAATGTTGTAGACCGGTGGCAATGGATCTAGGAGTTTATCAACTAAGACACTTCTCGATTTCGTTCTTATCGTCATTGCTGGGCACCGACACCTCGTCTCTGAGGCTCGACAGTAG CTCCTCTGGTGCAAGCGTAGTAGCTATCGACAACAAAATCGAGCAAGCGATG GATCTGGTAAAGAGTCACTTGATGTACGCAGTAAGGGAGGAAGTGGAGGTCCTCAAGGAGCAAATCAAAGAGCTGATAGAGAAGAACTCGCAGCTGGAGCAAGAAAACACTCTGCTAAAAACACttgccagcccagagcagcttgCCCAGTTCCAAGCACAGCTGCAGACTGGTTCTCCGCCTTCCTCTTCCCAGTCACAAGGGACAACACAGCAGCCTGCTCAGCCGGCATCACAGGGCTCAGGGCCTTCAGCATAG
- the TSC22D1 gene encoding TSC22 domain family protein 1 isoform X7, protein MKVGLLQKQVPDQIIMKVLFLELERHLKSSSGASVVAIDNKIEQAMDLVKSHLMYAVREEVEVLKEQIKELIEKNSQLEQENTLLKTLASPEQLAQFQAQLQTGSPPSSSQSQGTTQQPAQPASQGSGPSA, encoded by the exons ATGAAAGTGGGACTTCTCCAGAAACAAGTCCCTGACCAAATAATCATGAAAGTGTTATTCTTGGAACTGGAACGGCATCTGAAGAG CTCCTCTGGTGCAAGCGTAGTAGCTATCGACAACAAAATCGAGCAAGCGATG GATCTGGTAAAGAGTCACTTGATGTACGCAGTAAGGGAGGAAGTGGAGGTCCTCAAGGAGCAAATCAAAGAGCTGATAGAGAAGAACTCGCAGCTGGAGCAAGAAAACACTCTGCTAAAAACACttgccagcccagagcagcttgCCCAGTTCCAAGCACAGCTGCAGACTGGTTCTCCGCCTTCCTCTTCCCAGTCACAAGGGACAACACAGCAGCCTGCTCAGCCGGCATCACAGGGCTCAGGGCCTTCAGCATAG
- the TSC22D1 gene encoding TSC22 domain family protein 1 isoform X8, with translation MDLVKSHLMYAVREEVEVLKEQIKELIEKNSQLEQENTLLKTLASPEQLAQFQAQLQTGSPPSSSQSQGTTQQPAQPASQGSGPSA, from the exons ATG GATCTGGTAAAGAGTCACTTGATGTACGCAGTAAGGGAGGAAGTGGAGGTCCTCAAGGAGCAAATCAAAGAGCTGATAGAGAAGAACTCGCAGCTGGAGCAAGAAAACACTCTGCTAAAAACACttgccagcccagagcagcttgCCCAGTTCCAAGCACAGCTGCAGACTGGTTCTCCGCCTTCCTCTTCCCAGTCACAAGGGACAACACAGCAGCCTGCTCAGCCGGCATCACAGGGCTCAGGGCCTTCAGCATAG